TCGCGAGATTGGCGGACGATCGCCTCGACGGCCCGGTCCGGATCCGACTCGAGTTCGAGCACACCGAGACCCGACGCCCGCACCGACGCGCACCGTGCGTCGAGTCCCGCCAGCTTGAGGCGGTCCTCGATCAACGGGACGGTGCGGTCGAGCGTGGTGACGACCGAGTACTTGTGTCCGAGATACATCGCCGTCGACGCGGCCGCCTCGGTGATGTCCACCACCGGGACGTCGAGCAACTCCTGCAGACCTTCCCGGCCGTGCTCGCCGTAGCCGGCCTGGATCACCGCGTCGAACGGCTCGGGATACGACGTGATCGCGTCCATGACAGCGATGGCCGCGAGATAGCTCTCGAAGTTTCCTTCGCACGAGTCCGCACCGAAACGCGGGGTGACCCCGACGATCTCGGTACCCGGCGACGCAACAGAGCGCGCCGATTGGGCAATCGCATCGGTCATCGAGACCGTCGTGTTGACGTTGGCTACAAGGATTTTCACGGCGGTCCCTACTAGTGCGTGCTGGCCACGGCGATCGTCTCGCCGGATACATCGTTGAACGGTCCGCGGCGCTGTGCTACCACCAGGTACACGATCGCGCCAAGTCCTGCGCCGATGAACCAGGAGAACTCCGACACAACCTTGAAAGCCGGAACGAACGCCAGCAGGAGCGCCACCACCGACGTGACGACGAGGGCGACCACGGCACGTACGTTGATGCCCTTTGCGTAGTGGTATTCACCATCAGCGTCGGTCGTGAACAGGGCCAGCAGGTTGATGTTGGAACGCCGCACCAGCCAGTAGTCGGCCATGATGATGCCGAACAGCGGCCCCAGAATGGCACCGAGGCCACCGAGGAAGTAGTTGATGACGGCAGGGGAGTTGTACAGGTTCCACGGCAGTATCACCAGGCCGATGACGGCCGAGATGAATGCTGCTCGGCGGAAGTTCAGGTGCTTCGGGAACAGGTTGTTGAGCGCATAGATCGGTGCGACGAAG
This region of Mycolicibacterium goodii genomic DNA includes:
- a CDS encoding aspartate/glutamate racemase family protein; the encoded protein is MKILVANVNTTVSMTDAIAQSARSVASPGTEIVGVTPRFGADSCEGNFESYLAAIAVMDAITSYPEPFDAVIQAGYGEHGREGLQELLDVPVVDITEAAASTAMYLGHKYSVVTTLDRTVPLIEDRLKLAGLDARCASVRASGLGVLELESDPDRAVEAIVRQSREAVDNDHAEVICLGCGGMAELEEKVRAATGVPIVDGVRSAVTIAEGLVRMGLSTSKVRTYASPRVKKVVGWPFRL